From the Candidatus Methanomethylicota archaeon genome, the window AGAAGGGTTAAACCCCTACGCACTTAGATTATCACAAGAATGTGTGGAATTATCTCTAAAAGCAGCTTTAAAAATAGTGGCTGTAGAGTACCCAAAGAAACATGATGTTTCAGATGTTCTAATTCAAGTTAGAAATAGATTTCCAGAATGGTTTCAGAGGGAAATAGACTTCATGGCAAACACGTCTAGAACACTTGCAAAGAAGAGAAGTATAAGCATGTATGGTGATGAAACATTTGCACTTTCACCAGAAGAGTTGGTAAGTGGTGAAGAAGCAAGAATAGCTGTGGAGAATGCTAAGAAGACTTATAGTTTATGTAGAAAGCTACTTGATGAATTAAAATATGCGTAAATGTTCATAGAAGCACATATTAAAACTTCCATTTAACAAGCAAACTTTAAATAAATGTAACTCACAATAGTCTGAATTCCATCAAACCAAAAACCAATTTTCATCTACCACCGCAATCTTCATAAACATTATATATTAAAAGGGTAAAGTCTTTGTAAGAAATCTAGGTGCCAACAATGTTTAAATTCGGTAGAGAGCAAAAGATTTACGATATAGCTGGAGTAAAGATCGGGGGACAACCAGGTCAATTACCAACAGTAATGATTGGATCAATATTCTACCATAAACATAGAATCGTAATAGATGAGAAGACCGGCCAATTTGATGAGAAGAAGGCTGAAGAACTACTAATGAAGGAGAAAGAGATATCTGAGAAAACTGGGAATCCGAGGATAGTTGATGTATGTTGCAGTTGGCCTCAAGCTTTTGGAAAACTAATAGATTTCGTAGCTGGAAAAGTTGATGGACCATTCTGCATAGATGGAGCAACAGCGGAAGTTAGAATTGCAGGGGCAAAATATGTTGGGGAAGTTGGGTTGTCAAATCGGGTAATATATAATTCAATCGTACCACATACGCGTGAAGATGAAATTGTGGCAATTAGAGATGCTAAAATAAAATCTGCAATACTACTGACATTGAATACAAGAAACCCCACAATAGCTGGAAGATTACAGGTAATGGATGAACTGTTGGCAATAGCGCAAAAAGCGGGTATCGAAAATACATTGGTGGATGTATGCGTCCTAGACATACCGGATCCAGGACCAATTAGCAAAACAATATATGTGGTGAAGGAGAAGTATGGTTTACCTGCAGGGGCTGGGGTGCGTAATGCAGTTATAATGTGGAAAAAGAAGCGTGCATTAACCCCTGAAAACTATATGCTTGCAGATGGGGTAGCTAATGCAATACCCATAGTCCTCGGAGCCAACTTCATACTCTATGGACCCATAGAACGCGCTTCTACAGCATACTTCTCATGCGCATTGGCAGATGCATATGTAGCGTATAGTGTAAGACAGGAATATGGAATAAAACCGTTAACAAACAATCATCCATTATACAGAATATTTAGGTAACACCCAAAATATCACAATGAATACTTGAAGCAATGATATACCATCCCCACAGCTTACATATTCATCGCATTTTTCATTTTTAATTAATATGTAAATTCCAGTGTAAAACCAAAAACTTTAAATGCAAAAACCTCACACTTACTTTAGGACACTATGCATTCCGAAAGGGAGGAATTGTTAAGTAAATTGAAGGAAGCCGCGATAAATGGAGATTCCGATCAAGTTGTTAAATTATCCAAAAGAGTTATTGAAGTTGGAATAGACCCTCTTGAAGCTGTTGAAAAAGCTTTAATAGCAGGAGTCATTGAACTTGGTGATAAATGGATAAATGGAGAAGCATTCATAGTGGACCTAATAGCCGCAGCTGAAGCAATGAAAGCTGGATTATCAATTTTGAAGGAAGAGATTACTAAGAGAGGGGGGAGCATCAAATATCGTGGAAGAATAGTCATTGGGACTGTTGAAGGAGATATACATGACATTGGGAAAAGCATAGTTGCATCATTGCTCGAAGCCGCCGGCTTCGAAGTAATAGACCTAGGAGTAGATGTATCCGCACAGAAATTCATAGAAGCCATAAAACAATACAACCCAGACGTGGTAGGCATGAGCGCACTAATGACCACCACCATGCTTAAACAAAGGGAGATTATAGAAGCAATCAAACAAGCAAACCTAAGGGATAAAGTGAAGATAATAGTGGGCGGAGCCCCAACAACTGAGGAATGGGCTAAGAGTATAGGTGCAGATGGATGGGCACCAGACGCCACAGGCGCAGTGGAATTGGTAAAAAGATTGCTGAAATAAGAGGTGAGTCAATTGACTAAACCTAAAATAAAAGTTTTAGACGATAATGAAATTCTGGAGATCCACTGGAGATCACTAAGCATATTGAGCAAAGTTGGTGTTAAGGTAGATCATAAGGGGGCTCTTAAATTACTGCAAAATATAGGAGCTGAAGTTGATTTAAACAGTGGAATAGCAAAAATACCAGAATACATTGTGAGAGAAGCTTTGAAGAAGACGCCAAGCATAATTAAATTGTATTATCGTGACGGCAAAAGATTCATTGAACTATACGGAGACAACACATACTTCGATGTTGGCTCATCCGCATACTACTACATGGACTACAAAAACAATGAAATAAGGAGACCAACATCAAAGGATTTAGCGGAAGTAGCCAAAGTTACAGATTTCCTCCCAAACACCCACATAATGTCAACGGCACTAGTGCCTTCAGACATCCCGGAAATAATTGCTGATAGATGGAGAATGTATGTTGTAGCGAAAAACTGCACCAAACCAATAGATACTGGAGCATTCACCATGGAAGGAGTTCCAGACGCAATTAAAATAATGGCTTCAATAATTGGAGAGGAAAATGTTAGTATGAAGCCATTCATGATATTTGCAGCATGCCCATCACCACCACTCAAATGGAGTGAACTGACAACACAAAACCTAATGGACTGCGCCAAATATGGAATACCAGCACACATAATACCAATGCCCCAAACAGGAGGGACATCCCCAGCAACCATCGCAGGCTCAATAGTTCAATCCAATGCAGAATTCCTAGCTGGACTCGTAATAGCACAATTCACAAAGCCAAGCGCACCAATAGTCTACAGCGGTTCACCAACAGTATTCGACCAGAGATTTGCAACCTCATGCACTGGATACATAGAAGTTGGATTAATATCAGCAGCATTCTCACAACTTGCAAAATTCTACAATATCCCAAGCGCATCATACACCATGGTAAGCGATTCAAAAACCATTGATTCACAATCAGCCATAGAATCATCCTTAGGTGCATTAATATCAGTCCTATCTGGAATAAACATGGCAATAGGCTCCGGAATGCTACTAGAAGAGAACTGCATAAGCCTAATAAAACTTGTTATAGATGATGATATAGCAGGCTCAGCATTAAGATTTGCAAGAGGGATACAGGTAGATGTGGATACATTGGCTGAGGAGGTTATAAGGGAAGCTGGACCTGGAGGATTATTCCTAAAACACAAACATACACGTGAATGGTGGAGGAAAGAACACTACATACCAAAACTATTCGATAAGAGGACATAT encodes:
- a CDS encoding HEPN domain-containing protein, whose protein sequence is MDIAKSYLKQANARLKDAEEALREGLNPYALRLSQECVELSLKAALKIVAVEYPKKHDVSDVLIQVRNRFPEWFQREIDFMANTSRTLAKKRSISMYGDETFALSPEELVSGEEARIAVENAKKTYSLCRKLLDELKYA
- a CDS encoding tetrahydromethanopterin S-methyltransferase subunit H gives rise to the protein MFKFGREQKIYDIAGVKIGGQPGQLPTVMIGSIFYHKHRIVIDEKTGQFDEKKAEELLMKEKEISEKTGNPRIVDVCCSWPQAFGKLIDFVAGKVDGPFCIDGATAEVRIAGAKYVGEVGLSNRVIYNSIVPHTREDEIVAIRDAKIKSAILLTLNTRNPTIAGRLQVMDELLAIAQKAGIENTLVDVCVLDIPDPGPISKTIYVVKEKYGLPAGAGVRNAVIMWKKKRALTPENYMLADGVANAIPIVLGANFILYGPIERASTAYFSCALADAYVAYSVRQEYGIKPLTNNHPLYRIFR
- a CDS encoding corrinoid protein, with amino-acid sequence MHSEREELLSKLKEAAINGDSDQVVKLSKRVIEVGIDPLEAVEKALIAGVIELGDKWINGEAFIVDLIAAAEAMKAGLSILKEEITKRGGSIKYRGRIVIGTVEGDIHDIGKSIVASLLEAAGFEVIDLGVDVSAQKFIEAIKQYNPDVVGMSALMTTTMLKQREIIEAIKQANLRDKVKIIVGGAPTTEEWAKSIGADGWAPDATGAVELVKRLLK
- a CDS encoding trimethylamine methyltransferase family protein; this encodes MTKPKIKVLDDNEILEIHWRSLSILSKVGVKVDHKGALKLLQNIGAEVDLNSGIAKIPEYIVREALKKTPSIIKLYYRDGKRFIELYGDNTYFDVGSSAYYYMDYKNNEIRRPTSKDLAEVAKVTDFLPNTHIMSTALVPSDIPEIIADRWRMYVVAKNCTKPIDTGAFTMEGVPDAIKIMASIIGEENVSMKPFMIFAACPSPPLKWSELTTQNLMDCAKYGIPAHIIPMPQTGGTSPATIAGSIVQSNAEFLAGLVIAQFTKPSAPIVYSGSPTVFDQRFATSCTGYIEVGLISAAFSQLAKFYNIPSASYTMVSDSKTIDSQSAIESSLGALISVLSGINMAIGSGMLLEENCISLIKLVIDDDIAGSALRFARGIQVDVDTLAEEVIREAGPGGLFLKHKHTREWWRKEHYIPKLFDKRTYDMWKKLGSKDLNTIAKENVEKILKEHVVEPLPKDVEKMLDETMKNIAHKYGIEKLPEI